The sequence below is a genomic window from Pseudarthrobacter defluvii.
ACTTCTGTTTTGACCGATGGGCAGTGGGCCCGCATCCAGCCGTTGTTGCCGTCCTCTGATGGTCGTCGGGGTCGTCCTTTCCGGGATGACCGGCGCGTGGTCGAGGGCATCATTTACCGGTATCGGTGCGGGATCGCGTGGCGGGATGTGCCTGCCGAGTTCGGTCCGTGGCAGACCATTTGGAAGCGTCACCGTCGCTATAGCGGTGACGGAACGTGGGACAGCATCCTGGCTGCATTGCTGACGGTCGCGGACTCTCAGGGTGAAGTGGATTGGTCGGTCTCGGTCGATTCGACGGTGAACCGTGCCCACCAGCACGGCACCAACCTGCCGCGCACCACAGGGGGCCGGTTCGAATTACATGAATCTGTTTGCTGAGCCGGACGATCATGCGGTTGGACGGTCCCGGGGCGGATTGAGCACCAAGATTCACGCCTTGGTTGATGGCAAAGGCAGGCCCTTGGTTCTGCTAGTCGCTCCGGGCCAGGGCGGGGACGCGCCGATGTTCGCCCACCTCATGAACCAGCTGAAGATCAACCGGGCGGGTCAGGGCAGACCCAGAACCCGCCCGGACCGCGTCCGCGGTGACAAGGCCTACTCCTCGAGAGCGATCCGAACCCACCTCCGCGACCGCGGTATTACCGCAGTCATCCCGCAACCGTCCGACCAGATTGGCCACCGAAAGCGACGAGGTTCCACCGGTGGCAGGCCGCCTGCCTTCGACAAAGAGGACTACAAGGGCCGAAATGTCGTCGAACGAAACTTCAACATCTTCAAGCAATGGCGGGCCCTGGCGACCCGCTATGACAAGCTCGCCCTGACTTACCGCGGCGGAGCAGTTCTCCGGGCAATCATCATCTGGCTGACAGCTTTAGGAGACACGCCCTAGCGAACGAGGAAGAATTCCTGCGCAGCGTTCGATCGTGTGAATCACGGGGCCGGGTAAGGATGAAAGCGGTGGCGGCGTCCTGGTTGGGCGTTCACCGGCCCAGCTCTTGATGTTGCAATAGCTCGAGGGCGCCGCAACTATCCGTCAGGGACAGTTCAAGCCGTTCCGATTCGGGGTAGCGCACCACAGGGTTCTCGCCGCCCCATATCTGTACCGACTGGTCTGGGCCCCACTGCGGCCATCCCGGGTTTCCGGTTGCGGCGAAGCGGGTCCATGCGCTGCGCATCCGGATGCCGGATTCGATCACTGAGTCAGTTGGCTCCGGGATCAGCGCTCCCATTCCGGTGTCCAGGGTGTTGAAGGTCAAGGGCAAGTCAATGGCGTGCGGGGAGCCCATGCCCCCTACCGGGTCGATGCACAGCTCGTAGACGAACACGTGTCCCCCGGCGTCGGCGCCGGCCATGGCAGCCTGCAGTGTAGGGGCGAGGAACAGGTAGTCGGTATTGACCTTTTCGTAGAGCTCCCCGGGTTCTGCTTGCGGCATAATGGCGCGGTAGCCGTCGGCGTCTCCGTTGGGTGCGAAGATGTGCAGGGCGGTGTCCGCTTCTTCCGTGGTGATGCTAAACCGCTTTTGTTGGGCGGTGAAAAGACGGTATTCGTCGCGGGTATGGCCGGTGATTATGGGTATTTCGCGGGCGGCGCCATTTCGAAGCGCCGTCCATGGGTCCTCCGGCATCGTGTCTCCGTCCACGATCGGCCCAAAGATCGGCCCAAACGACGAGGAAGTGTAGGCGAGGGTACCCCATTCGTCGGCGCGGTTTCCCATGGTGCTGATGACCAGCCGCGTTGCGTCGGCCAGCGTCTGAGGAGTCAACGTCGCAAGGGTGCGTGCATCTGCTGTTCCTTCGATGCCGGCTGCGGCGGCGACGGCCTGGGTGACCGAGTGCGCGAGTGGTGGGGAGACGAACATCCGAGGAATACTCTGGGCGATGGCCCGATGGAACAGATTGCGGGCGCGTGGCATGGTTAGCAGGGCCAGGACACATCCGGCGCCTGCGGATTCTCCGAAGATTGTGACCTTTTGCGGGTCACCTCCGAAGCCGGCAATGTTGTCCCGCACCCATTCCAGTGCCGCGATCTGGTCGAGGATCCCGCGGTTGGAAACGGCGCCGTCGATCTGTCCGAAGCCGTCCACACCCATCCGGTAGT
It includes:
- a CDS encoding IS5 family transposase (programmed frameshift), which gives rise to MSRTSVLTDGQWARIQPLLPSSDGRRGRPFRDDRRVVEGIIYRYRCGIAWRDVPAEFGPWQTIWKRHRRYSGDGTWDSILAALLTVADSQGEVDWSVSVDSTVNRAHQHGTNLPRTTGAGSNYMNLFAEPDDHAVGRSRGGLSTKIHALVDGKGRPLVLLVAPGQGGDAPMFAHLMNQLKINRAGQGRPRTRPDRVRGDKAYSSRAIRTHLRDRGITAVIPQPSDQIGHRKRRGSTGGRPPAFDKEDYKGRNVVERNFNIFKQWRALATRYDKLALTYRGGAVLRAIIIWLTALGDTP
- a CDS encoding carboxylesterase/lipase family protein, producing MLNPVLTQTGPVQGREDDGVRSWLGIPYAAPPWGRHRFAPPQAPTPWSSVRDASSYGPPAPQGLQLPGSEIPPSTDPAPDCLTLNIWAPSAAPEALPVMVWFHGGAYLAGAGSERAYNGTALVREGVLVVTVNYRMGVDGFGQIDGAVSNRGILDQIAALEWVRDNIAGFGGDPQKVTIFGESAGAGCVLALLTMPRARNLFHRAIAQSIPRMFVSPPLAHSVTQAVAAAAGIEGTADARTLATLTPQTLADATRLVISTMGNRADEWGTLAYTSSSFGPIFGPIVDGDTMPEDPWTALRNGAAREIPIITGHTRDEYRLFTAQQKRFSITTEEADTALHIFAPNGDADGYRAIMPQAEPGELYEKVNTDYLFLAPTLQAAMAGADAGGHVFVYELCIDPVGGMGSPHAIDLPLTFNTLDTGMGALIPEPTDSVIESGIRMRSAWTRFAATGNPGWPQWGPDQSVQIWGGENPVVRYPESERLELSLTDSCGALELLQHQELGR